A stretch of DNA from Promicromonospora sukumoe:
GGCCAGAGCGACGTAGCCGCCCATCGAGTGCCCGACGACGACGGCGTTGCCCTCGCCGGCCTCGATCATCGTCCGGTGCACGGCGTCGGCGATGTGCTCGATGCTCGGCGGGTACCCGTCCAGGTCGCTGTGCCCCGCGCCGGGCAGGTCCACGCCGATGGCCCGGGCGCCCGGCGGGAGGTGCTCCGCGCACGTCGCCCACATGCGGTGGTCGAGCGGGAAGCCGTGCAGGAGCACGAGCGGCACCCCACCGCCGTCGTGCAGCGTGAAGGTCGCCAGGTTCCGGGTGGCTCGCGAGGTCATCGTCGTCCTCCTGTGGTGGGTCGGGTGGGTACGGTCGCTCAGGACTCGCCCAGCGGCCCGTCCCAGCGGGTCGGGAGCGGGAGCGGGTGGTCCGGCAGCACGTGCCCGACGATCTCGTTGAGCACGCGGGTCACGGCCGGCTCGCCGACCCAGAGGTGCTTCGCGCCGTCGACGCCGATCACCTCGGCCTGCGGGACGCGCGCGAAGCGGCGGCGCGCCTCGTCGGGCCGGAGGTAGTCGTCGAGCTCGGGCACCAGGACCACGAGGGGCTTGCCGAACGCGGCCCATCGGTCCAGGTCCTCGTCCGTCGCCCGGTGCAGCGGCGGCGAGAGCAGGATCGCGCCCTCGACGCTCGGGTCCGCGCCGTGCTTGAGCACCAGCTCCGTGCCGAACGACCAGCCGACCAGCCACGGCCGGGGCAGCCCGCGGAACTCCGCGAGCTCGATCGCGGCGGCGACGTCGTACTTCTCCGCCTCGCCCCCGTCGAACGCGCCCTCGCTCGTGCCGCGCGGGGAGGACGTGCCCCGGGTGTTGAACCGCAGCACCGCCAGGTCGGCCAGCGCGGGCAGGCGCCACGCGGCCTTGCGGTAGACGTGCGAGTCCATGTACCCGCCGTGCGTGGGCAGGGGGTGGAGCGTCAGCAGGCTGGCCTGCGGCTCGCTGTCCGCGGGCAGGGCCAGCTCGCCCACGAGCGTGAGGCCGTCGGCAGTGTGCAGCTCGACGTCCTCCCGCTGCGCGGGCAGGACGGTGAGCGAGCGGATCTGGTGGGTCGTCTGGCCGGAGGCCGCGTCCGGCGTCGCTTCAGTGGTCATCGGGACCATTGTCCTCCCCCTCCGCGCGCCGGGGCGCTCAGCGCAGGTTCGCGCGGCGCTGCCAGCAGGAGGTGTGCCAGTGCCGGCGGGCGTCCAGCCCGGCCTCGGGCCCGCCGAACCCGTCCGTCCTCCAGGCGACGACGTGCGCCGTGCCGGGCGGGACCTCCTGGCGGCAGGCGGGGCAGACGTACGCCTTGTCGGACGACCTGATCCGCTGGACGACCCACTCGCCGTCGGCCGCGGACTCGCTACGACGTCCGCCCGTGGCACGGTCCACGTCGAGGGGGACATGGTCCGCGGCATACGGACGCTTGCTGGAGCGGCGGTTCGACGGCATGCCATCTATTGTTCCGCAGGGCGGAGCGGATGGCTCAAGGCTGCCTGAGAACAGCCCACATCGCGCACCACAGACCCTGGGAGCCGCACTCATCTCCGCCCGCTAGAGTGTGGCGGTCCCCAGCAAGGCGCACACCGACCGAAGGACTACTCGTGAAGCACCGCACCACTGCCGGCCTGGCAGCCGTCGCGCTGGCATCCATCGCGCTCACCGGCTGCGCGAGCGGCGACGACGGCGGGAGCGGCAACGCCGCCGCCTCCTCCGACGGAAACGTCTGCGAGGTGACCCCGGCCGCCGAGCCGTCGCCCGCGCCCAGCCCGTCCGAGGAGGACGTCGCGGCCGTCGAGTCGATCGAGGTCTCGGGCCCGGTCGGCAAGGAGCCGAAGGTCACCTTCGAGGCGCCGCTCGAGGTCACGACCCCGACCTCCCGCGTCGTGGACGAGGGCACCGGCGAGGAGCTCGCCGAGGGCGCCCAGGTGACCATCAACTACGTGGTGATCGCCGGCAAGGACGGCTCGACCAGCGGTTCCACCTGGGAGACCAAGAAGCCCGAGTCGTTCACGCTCGGCGACCCGCAGTACGACCTGCTCAACGACCGCCTGATCGGCCAGAAGGTCGGCGCGCGCCTCCTCATGGCCAGCACCGCGATGGACCAGACCATCCAGGTGACGATGGTCGAGGTGACCGAGGCCAAGGAGATCCCGACGCGTGCCGAGGGCACCGCGGTCGAGCCGGAGGCGGGCCTGCCCACCGTCGAGCTCGCCGAGGAGACCGGCCAGCCGACCGTGACGATCCCGGCCGACTACGAGGAGCCCACGGAGCTCGTGGTCGAGCCCCTCATCGAGGGTGACGGCGCCGAGGTCACGAAGGACCAGACGGTCACCGTGCAGTACGCGGGCTGCCTGCTCGACGGCACGTCGTTCGACTCCTCGTGGAGCCGCGGCACCCCGACGTCGTTCCCGCTGAACGGCGTGATCCCCGGTTGGACCAACGGCATCGCCGGCCAGAAGGTCGGCAGCCAGGTGCTGCTCGTCGTCCCGGCCGACCAGGGCTACGGCGACCAGGAGAACGGCGCGATCCCGGCGAACTCGACGCTGGTGTTCGTGGTCGACATCCTCGAGGCCAAGGCCGCCTGACCCTCCTCGGCCCGCTCGCGGGCCGGATGAGACCTCGCGCACGTACTGTGCGCATCGCCGCAGGTCACGGCACAGACGTGGCGGGTACCCGAGCCGGGTGCCCGCCACGTCTCGTAGGGTCTTCCCATGACCTCGACCGACCTGCCAGCACCCGAGTCCGCTCCCCTGCCGGAGCGCGAGGTGCTCACGTGGGAGACCTTCCCCGTCGCGGTGCGCGACCTGGCCCACAAGGTGGTGGACAGCGGGTTCGTGCCCGAGGTCGTCATCGCCGTCGCCCGCGGCGGTCTGGTGCCCGGCGGCGCCATGGCCTACGCGCTCGGCACCAAGGGCGTCGGCACGCTGAACGTCGAGTTCTACACGGACATCGGCAAGACCCTCGACGACCCGCGGGTGCTGCCGCCGCTGATGGACACGTCCGAGCTCCCGGGCGCCAAGGTGCTCGTGGTCGACGACGTCGCCGACTCGGGCCGCACCCTCGCGCTGGTCATGGACCTGCTGGAGCAGAAGGGCGCCGAGGCCCGCTCGGCGGTGCTCTTCACGAAGCCGCGCACCATCATCCAGCCGGACTACTCCTGGAAGGACACCGACCTGTGGATCACGTTCCCGTGGTCGGCGGAGCCCCCGGTGACGGGCGCGCGGTCGATCGACGCCTGAGGCGCTGACGCCCGTCACCGGGGAACCGTCACAGCTCGACGGTGAGCTCCGCGTCGCGGAGGTCGAGGCGGTCCAGCAGCCGGTTGTACGGCCCGAACGTCTGCTCCACCTCGGCGGGGTCGAGGTAGTCGGACAGGTCGTACCGGTGGGACGGGGTGCCCTTCGGCTTCGCGACGACGTCGGCCAGGTGCTCCTGGTCGCGGGCCGTCCACGTGGCGCCGATCGCCGCGTACAGGCGGGGGACCTCGGTGAAGGGGTCGGCGCTGAGCTTGTGGTACGGCACGTCCACGATCGAGGCGGGCGGCAGGTTCCGGCGCAGCTCCAGACCCCGGTTCACCTGGCCGACCAGGTGGTCCAGGGCGAACCGGCCGATCACCTGGCGGTCGGTGTCGTGCTGGTACATGCCCCAGAAGGTCTCCATCAGGCTGCAGAACGAACCGATGACGGTGACCGGGTCGCGGTGGGTCCACACGAACGTGGCGTCCGGGAAGACCTTCAGGATCGTGTCCATGTCGGCCAGGTGGGCCGGGTACTTCAGGAACCAGCGCTTGGGCGCCCGGCCGTGCTGCAGCACCTGCAGGCACGACTTGAGGTACTCGTAGTCACCCGTCTGGTCGCGCGCGGCCGCCCAGGCGCTGTACTCCGGCATGAGGCCGTGCAGGGTCGGCCAGTGGCTGCCGTGCGGCAGGAGGAACATCGACTCCTCGGGCCGGTCGATGTTGATGGGGTGGATGTGCGGGATGTCCGGCGCGAACCGCTCCATCAGGCCGGCGCCCTGCTCCATCTGCTTGATCAGCTTCTGCTCGGACCGCGGGTCCTCGAAGCCGGTGTTCTGCATCTCCCACAGCAGCGGGGCGCGGTGGTCGGGCGAGGCGGACAGGACCCGGTGCGCCAGGGTCGTCGCGGTGCGCGGCAGCCCGCAGACGATCACCGGGGCCGTGATCGGCTCGTCGGCGATCTCCGGGTGCTCCGCGAGCAGGTGGTTGACCCGCAGCCGGTTGACGTAGCGCGCCTTGACGTCGGCCAGGATGAGGGACCAGCCCAGGGGCGACAGCCGGGGGATCTCGGCCGCGCCCCTCATGATCGCACCGAGGTCGTCCGCGAACTGACGGTCCTCGGTTCCCGCCTTCTTCTCGACCTGCGCGACCGCTTTCGCCCAGGCCCGGTCGGGGTCCTCGTACCCCTTCACGACCGGTCCCAGCACGGTGTTCAGCGCGCGGGTCACGCGGGGCGTACGACTCACAGATCCTCCAGGGGTCTTCTTCGGGGGCCGAGCCCCGATCGGGGCTCGGCGTGGAACTCGTTTCGAGGCGCGGCGAGGTCCCGCGCGCTCGGAGTCGTCACTCGGACGACGGCCAGGGCTCCGGGCCGGTGGCCCGGAAGGTGACCGGCAGGGAGACCGGGCGCCGGAAGCGGAGGTCCGGGACCCAGCGGATCTCGTCGGCGCCGCTCGCGAGCGAGGGCTCGACCTGCCGCAGCAGGGTCTCGACCGCGGTCCGGACGATCAGCCTCGCCTGGCGTGGCGCCGGGCACCGGTGTGCCCCCGCGCCCCAGGCCAGGTGCGCCCGGTTGCCGAGCCCGTCCCAGGCGTCGCCGCGAACCCTCGGGTCCGACGCCGCCGCCCCGACCGCCAGGAGCACGGCGTCGCCCCGCTCGACGTACGAGTCGTCGCCGAACAGGTGCCCCTCCTTGAGGGCGAACCGCGGGACCAGCACCGTCACGGGCGACGCGTTCCACAGGACCTCGTCCAGGGCCTCGTCGGTCCCGAGCCGCCCGCCGGCCAGCCGGCGGAGGAATCCCTCGTCGCTCAGGGCCAGGAGCAGGGCCTGGCCCAGCCACGCCTGCAGGCCCAGGCTCGCGCTCGTGACCAGAGAAAGCATCCCGGTCACGGCCTCGGCGGTGCCTTCATAGGCGGAGTGCTGCGCCAGCAGGCCGATCGGCGTCAGGCCGCCGCTCGCGTCGCGCCCCATGACCTGCCCGCCGAGCAGGAAGCTGAGCTCGTCGACGACGGTGTCGTCCCCGCGCCCGGCCGCCAGGTCGTCGGCGATCTCGAGCACCTGGCGCCCGGTCCGGGGATCGAGCCCGAGGACGGAGCCGAAGGCGAGGTGCGCCACCGGCACGACGTAGTCGCGCATCAGGTCGGCCTGCTCGCCCGGCACCAGTCGGTCGGCCACCTCCTGGCACACGGTTCGGGTGATCCGGCCGACCTCGGCCGCGTCCACCGCCTCGAGCACCTCGTCCAGCGGCGCCCTCAGCCGGGCGTGCACGGGCCCCGACGCCGTCTCCACCTTCCGCGACGCACTCGCCTCGAAGGACGGTCGCAGGGACGCCGGCAGCGGCCCGCTCGGCTCGCCGTTCCAGGCACCCGTGTCGGTCGTGACCATCCCGGAGCCACGGGCGAGGGTGGCGAGGGTCTGATAGCCGCTCACCAGCCAGGCACGGGCATCTGGCCCGAGGCCGACGGGGGCGGCCTCTCCCCACTCCTCCCTCAGCGCCGACCAGGCGGCATCGATATCACGCGCCGCGAGCAGATCGGTGAGCAGCGGGACGTCAACAGGGTCGAACAGGCGCATCGGCAGAGCACCGGACCGTGGCGACCCGCCCATCACAGGACCTGGGGCATGGGTAGTCGCAGTCTGATTCGTCATCGTTCTTTTCCACCAGGGGGACAGGGCGAGACTTCGGAGACCGTAACGACCTTAGCGGTCTAATACCGCATATGTGCACAATTTCACCACCCCGGATCTGTGAAGTTGCTCGTCACGGCCCTGCGGCGACGTCGCTGCCGACCCGCGCTCTACCCCAGTACGCGCGACTGCCGGCCCTCCCCTACAGCTCGATCTGCGTCCAGCCGGTCAGGTCGCGCCAGCCGTTCTCGCCGGTGCACCAGCCGATGAGCACCTTGTGCGCGAGCGCGAGATCCGGGCAGATCGCGCGGTGGATCGGACCGTCCGGGCTCTCGCGATGCTCCACGACGAACGCCTGCCCGTCGTCGTCGAGGGCGCTCTGCGCGAACCTGTAGCCGTTCGTCGTGTCCTCGACGACGACGAACTGCTGACGACCACGCCGTACCTCGTGGAGGTGCACGAGCAGGTCGTAGGGCGTCGGGTCGAGGCTCGGCGCGCCCCGTTCGGGCAGCACGCGCAGTCGCGCCGGGACTGCCAACGGCACGTCGCCCGGCAGCCGCTTGCGCCAGTCCGGCACGCGCACCTGCACCTTCGCGCCGGCGTCCCCGGCCCAGTCGACGTCGAACCCGTGCCGGGCGACCGTCGTCGCGACGATGTCGCCGATCACGGCGGCCGGCGTCTCGTCGAACCCGCCGAACGAGAGGAAGAGGTCACCCGGTGTGTCACCGAGCCTGTCCGCCTCCTGGCTGTGGAAGAAGGTGTAGCCGAGCGGCTCGGGGCCGTTCGGGTCGGCCTCGTCGTGGATCTCGGTGGCGCCGCAGGTGTTGCAGCAGGCGAAGGACATCCGCGCCACCACGCCCAGGCTCTCCAGGTCGGCGAAGGCTGTGGCGAGGGCCGGGTAGCTGCCTTCGTCGGCCCAGCTCGCCTGTTCGACGACCCGGGCCTGCCACTCCTGACGAGCTGCCTCACCTGCGGCGGCACGGAGGCTCTTCCCGGCATCGCTCTCGAGCATCTCGTCGGCGGCCTGGA
This window harbors:
- a CDS encoding alpha/beta hydrolase encodes the protein MTTEATPDAASGQTTHQIRSLTVLPAQREDVELHTADGLTLVGELALPADSEPQASLLTLHPLPTHGGYMDSHVYRKAAWRLPALADLAVLRFNTRGTSSPRGTSEGAFDGGEAEKYDVAAAIELAEFRGLPRPWLVGWSFGTELVLKHGADPSVEGAILLSPPLHRATDEDLDRWAAFGKPLVVLVPELDDYLRPDEARRRFARVPQAEVIGVDGAKHLWVGEPAVTRVLNEIVGHVLPDHPLPLPTRWDGPLGES
- a CDS encoding phosphoribosyltransferase; translated protein: MTSTDLPAPESAPLPEREVLTWETFPVAVRDLAHKVVDSGFVPEVVIAVARGGLVPGGAMAYALGTKGVGTLNVEFYTDIGKTLDDPRVLPPLMDTSELPGAKVLVVDDVADSGRTLALVMDLLEQKGAEARSAVLFTKPRTIIQPDYSWKDTDLWITFPWSAEPPVTGARSIDA
- a CDS encoding sulfotransferase family protein; translation: MSRTPRVTRALNTVLGPVVKGYEDPDRAWAKAVAQVEKKAGTEDRQFADDLGAIMRGAAEIPRLSPLGWSLILADVKARYVNRLRVNHLLAEHPEIADEPITAPVIVCGLPRTATTLAHRVLSASPDHRAPLLWEMQNTGFEDPRSEQKLIKQMEQGAGLMERFAPDIPHIHPINIDRPEESMFLLPHGSHWPTLHGLMPEYSAWAAARDQTGDYEYLKSCLQVLQHGRAPKRWFLKYPAHLADMDTILKVFPDATFVWTHRDPVTVIGSFCSLMETFWGMYQHDTDRQVIGRFALDHLVGQVNRGLELRRNLPPASIVDVPYHKLSADPFTEVPRLYAAIGATWTARDQEHLADVVAKPKGTPSHRYDLSDYLDPAEVEQTFGPYNRLLDRLDLRDAELTVEL
- a CDS encoding FKBP-type peptidyl-prolyl cis-trans isomerase, whose protein sequence is MKHRTTAGLAAVALASIALTGCASGDDGGSGNAAASSDGNVCEVTPAAEPSPAPSPSEEDVAAVESIEVSGPVGKEPKVTFEAPLEVTTPTSRVVDEGTGEELAEGAQVTINYVVIAGKDGSTSGSTWETKKPESFTLGDPQYDLLNDRLIGQKVGARLLMASTAMDQTIQVTMVEVTEAKEIPTRAEGTAVEPEAGLPTVELAEETGQPTVTIPADYEEPTELVVEPLIEGDGAEVTKDQTVTVQYAGCLLDGTSFDSSWSRGTPTSFPLNGVIPGWTNGIAGQKVGSQVLLVVPADQGYGDQENGAIPANSTLVFVVDILEAKAA
- a CDS encoding DUF6891 domain-containing protein — its product is MNVAPPSDGDQLRYVRQQVRAMVRAGFTPFDRVLQAADEMLESDAGKSLRAAAGEAARQEWQARVVEQASWADEGSYPALATAFADLESLGVVARMSFACCNTCGATEIHDEADPNGPEPLGYTFFHSQEADRLGDTPGDLFLSFGGFDETPAAVIGDIVATTVARHGFDVDWAGDAGAKVQVRVPDWRKRLPGDVPLAVPARLRVLPERGAPSLDPTPYDLLVHLHEVRRGRQQFVVVEDTTNGYRFAQSALDDDGQAFVVEHRESPDGPIHRAICPDLALAHKVLIGWCTGENGWRDLTGWTQIEL